The following is a genomic window from Amaranthus tricolor cultivar Red isolate AtriRed21 chromosome 10, ASM2621246v1, whole genome shotgun sequence.
ATAGCATCGATATATTCCATGACTTGTTTGACCACTAAAAACTAAAGTCTAATCATGAAAAACCCATCGTGTTGGGATGCCCATGTGTCGTGCCTATCGTACATCTTAGCCAAATCATATTGTATCAAGTCATACCATAAACAATATCGTGATTGTCGTGCCGTGTCGTACCTCAGACAAGCCTCCCTCGCATGCCAGCCCGGCTCACTTCTATCTTTAGAAGTCAGAAAAGGTTCAAGTATAAACATGCTACTACCATACAATCCAACATACTTTTAAGTACATAGAGGTGTATGATAGAATTTCTTCCTATAAAAGAACACATTGAAACACCAAATGATAAAATTAcaacattttttgttttttaccaACAAAAAAATACAACATTACAAAAGGTAAAAATTTAACCTAGATAAGCTATTATTTTGATGCTATCTAAACTTACCAGAATATCCAATAGCCACTATAGAGAACTACACAAACTatgtaaatgatgatgaaaatagtttaagaaaataaatttaaatttttataaatttcacATTTGTAGACTTCTAATGAACAGATGAGAACATCTACTTGCTTTGCTAACTTGCTTCCTACTTTCCCATTGGAGTCGGAAGACAATGCTTGTATTATGTTACCGTCTAGTTTAACGAGCTGATTTATAAAGAAACGATCATGACGGAGGGAGGATGGTACTTGCTAGCTCTTCGTTCAACTTCACCGGTAACGGTGGCATCTGTTTCATGATTTCCGGTGTGTCGTGCACGTTGCAACTGAAGTCATTATAGACACAAGTGAGTCGCAAAGATCCGAGATACAAAAATATCAGAAAAATAACTTCCAGTTTTCAGCAAAATCCTAACTTCAGGGGGAAAAGTAGGACAACGGTATATATAgtgaatttagtgacatttattagaccctcTAGCAGCATAATAAACTAAAGCTTTTTGCAATATAGGatatagtgacatttctcataaatgccgGTATAGACTAGTAACAATTACATGTCACTAAAAGCCAAATAAAGTgttactaaatcactttatagtagagcttaaaataaaaactaacaattATTACATTAAAAGTATAAACCagtgacatttttttaaatgtcactaactcctatgtcgcaaaaagttaattttgttgtagTCTTGTAGAGCAACTTGATGATAAATGTGGTATATACAGGATCtagaaattgcaaaaaacaaGATTATATCGGAGTTGAAGCCTTACTTGTTTAAGACTTTGAAAAGATTGTTACGCGCTTGAACAAAGAGAGCGACATTGTCGTGAATCTGACATAAAAGGGAACAAGGATAATAAGTGAGAGCTTGATGACAAAGCGTATAATTGATGTAATGAGTAATTGAAAAGGATCttttaaaatcataaatgagGTCAATGAATTTCATCAGTTAGCAAACAAATATAAATTGGATGTCGTGAAGTTATAGACGCAACGCAAGTCATAATTCCCACGAAATACGATTATATGTTAAAATACTATTACCTTATAGGACGAGAAGTTTGTAGATATCTGTTGGAAGTATTGTTTATTTTGCTCAAGTAGCTCCCCAGTAGGACCACCGATTGCTGAAAATAACGGTCAAGAGCACACAATAAGAGAAGGGTATTAACGAACACAAATAGTAACTAAGATTTGAAGATGTATTTTTCTGAAGAGGGGGGAATTTAACCAATCCACGCGAAGCTGCAAGTGTAAGCCATAATCCACATACATGGTTTGTGATAGAAAGATGGTACAAAAAAAGGGGATTCGGGTTGCGGATGTCCCTTATATCGATgggccaaagatttataattctttggttTCGAATTATAATGGACCATATCTTACTAAAATGTGTACACTTCttttttatgtgaagttgcaagtGATAGTCAATCGGAAACagtctctttgttatcacttactagggtaaggttgtgtacatccAACTCCTATAAACTAGGTTAGGTAGGAGTCGGTTAATGGCAATGGAGTTATGTAATGTATTTCGGTTGACTTATCTGCATAGTTTTCCTTTTTCCATGTGGGTAACACTTATATAAGAAGTAAAGGTAAAATATCTCTTTAGTCAATGCTATGCCATTAAAGCGATATAGCTTATCATATTGCATGTATGTTGTCGTTTAAAATGATGAATAGCCCTTATTTTCAGCATCCTATATGTATTTATCAATAAACACCGGGATGTAAAggcataaaataaaaactaccTTTGTAAGAGATACCATCTTCGTCATCTAATGGAACGGAAGGCGCAGGATAAGGATGACCACCAGGCCTTGATACATGCAACTGAGACGACTTTGATGAAGATTCAGTGACTTTTTCCTGGACAAAAAGAAATATGCATCCATTTAACATAAGATATGAACAGGCTGACACAAAATAGGATGTACAAAACATAAGAGCTGGATTGGGGATTAAAATGTTCGGGATTAACAAACTTCAATCTTCTCGACATACTAGCGAACAAGGCGTTTGATGAGAACTTGGAGAAGATAAAGCAAACAAGCAAGCCAGAAAATAACCCATATGATTTCGAGTGGGAAATCGAAAGGGTAAAAACCATCATTgcatagcaaaaaaaaaatacataccgTGAAGTTGCAAGCTCTACCATAAACCTAGACACAAAAGAGTTTCATTACCAAGGAAAAACTAATTGTACTACTTTCAGACGTTGCAACAAATCAGAACAAGCAAAAGATGGTGATTGAACGACACCAGCTCAAGAAAAGCAACAAGAGCAGAGTTAGACTCGAGcgaaaaaatattttgttgattaaaaaaagaatgaaaggctaaagaaaattacaaccaTATTTTTTCCATCTCTCAGACACACACACATAACTCTCATgcaa
Proteins encoded in this region:
- the LOC130825311 gene encoding uncharacterized protein LOC130825311 isoform X2, with translation MYVLSRYGSVSSILRYAKIAMELPSKTVRDVALRARWMNKKEISKRRKEDHSRKSKDKREKVTESSSKSSQLHVSRPGGHPYPAPSVPLDDEDGISYKAIGGPTGELLEQNKQYFQQISTNFSSYKIHDNVALFVQARNNLFKVLNNCNVHDTPEIMKQMPPLPVKLNEELASTILPPS
- the LOC130825311 gene encoding uncharacterized protein LOC130825311 isoform X1, whose translation is MAASANPSGNQHQEQSSLNGGAAASTSNGNSGQGNDNSATASAMKHNPGIATDWTAEEQSILENGLTKYGSVSSILRYAKIAMELPSKTVRDVALRARWMNKKEISKRRKEDHSRKSKDKREKVTESSSKSSQLHVSRPGGHPYPAPSVPLDDEDGISYKAIGGPTGELLEQNKQYFQQISTNFSSYKIHDNVALFVQARNNLFKVLNNCNVHDTPEIMKQMPPLPVKLNEELASTILPPS